The Bacteroidales bacterium genome has a window encoding:
- a CDS encoding YkgJ family cysteine cluster protein: MDCRKHCGACCIAPSISSPIPGMPDGKPAGVPCIHLSADYSCRIYSDLQRPKVCDQFQADRAVCGTSRKEAMILLGDLEQGIVSSGSP, from the coding sequence CAGAAAACACTGCGGGGCCTGCTGCATCGCTCCTTCTATCTCCTCTCCCATTCCGGGTATGCCGGATGGAAAACCTGCCGGAGTGCCCTGCATTCATCTCAGCGCCGATTACAGTTGCCGGATCTATAGTGATCTTCAACGGCCAAAGGTCTGTGATCAGTTCCAGGCAGACCGGGCTGTTTGCGGGACCAGCCGGAAGGAGGCTATGATCCTACTGGGCGATCTGGAGCAAGGAATCGTCTCATCAGGATCTCCTTAA